ACATCTGCAGGGTTCCCAGCCTAGGATCCCCGGCCCTGGCCGTCTGGCACCCAGGGTGCCCAACTGGCAGGGACAGGAAGCTCCCCCCCACATTGGGCAGTTTGCCTTGGCACAGGCCTGATCTGTTTTCTTCCTCGGAGCAGCTGCCGCTGTCTGCTGGGCAAAGAGGGCTGGCTCCCGTCTTCAGTAGGGCAGGGGCCTCAGCCAGAGCCCCTCTCACACCCTCTCTCCCAACTCAGGCCCttgtctctccctcctcccccacccctaccccaggaAGAGGAGATCCCAGAGCTGGAAATCGACGTGGATGAACTCCTGGACATGGAGAGCGATGATACCCGGGCTGCCAGGGTCAAGGTAAGAGGGGCTGGAGGGCAGTAGGGCCAGGTCAGGGAAGCAGGGGCTAGAGGGCGGCTGGGGGCGGTCTGCCCGTCATTGGGTCGGCAAGCCTCTGAAGCCAGGCCTGCCTTGATCTGCGGCAGtcagctctgtgatcttgggctCAGCTTTGGCCTCCACCAAAGGGGGCCAGTAGTTACTTGCCGAGCTGTTCAGTAGCATGTCCAGTGCCTTGGAAGAGGGTACGGGTGAACTCTAGGTCCGTGTTCTAGAGACTCAGTTACCCTTCCCTTCCTTGCCCCACCAGGAGCTGCTGGTTGACTGTTACAAACCCACTGAGGTAAGCAAGTGGTTTCcccaggggtggggtgaggagccTGGGGTCCTGTCCTCTTGGGGCCTGGTCTCCTTAATGTCTTCCCTCCCTCCAGGCCTTCATCTCTGGCCTGCTGGACAAGATCCGGGGCATGCAGAAGCTGAGCACACCCCAGAAGAAGTAAGGGTCCTTGACCCAGCTGAATGGTGGCTCCACAGGACAATCGCTGCCCCCTGACCTCGTAGCAACAGCAATACCAGGGGCCCTGCGGCCAGGCCTGGTGCCACAAGCAGGGCTCCCCGTGCCCCTGGCCCAGGGGCCTCTTCCCTGCCCCCCGTTTTCCATTTTTggggttttttattattattaaactgaTGGgactttttgtgtttttatattgACTGCGGCGCGGGCCCTTTAATAAAGCTAGGATACGCCTTTGGTGCAGTTCACAGGCTCGCCTGGTCTTTTAGGGGGGACACACTGCTCTCTGACTGCTGCCAGCTCAGCTTCTCCCCAGGTGACCGCAGGCCTTCCTGAGGGCCACGTAGCCATGGCGATAGCCCAGTGCTGGCTCCCAGACTAGGAGCTGGAAGtggctggggagctggggaggagCCATGCTGCTGCCGGCAGGCAGGAATACTCTTTTCCCCTCTGGACAAGGGCCACCATGCCACTCAGGGCTTGGCCATCGTGACCTCCATGCCACTAAGCCTTCTAGATCCCAAGGTTCTGCAGCCCAGAAGGGAGAAGGAGGGATGGGAGGAGGTcgagggagagaggaggctgaACCTGTGGTTTCTAAGTCTCTCAGGGCCCACAAAGAAACACAGGCTCACTTCATgggttttaaggttttttttttttttttctttaaacagtcTGGTCCCTGATGGGGGCCTCTCCACCGCCCCTCTCCAGTTTGGCTACAGTTCTGAACGTCGCTCGATTTTGAGCAGCTCCACCTCGAACACCAAGGTTGCACCACCTGCAGGGGAGAGGTGGGAGTAGAATGAGAACTAGGGCCACCAGGAGATGGAATGGATGCAGCAGATGGGGAGGGGGACACAAAGGTCTATTACCTGGAATCTTTGGGGGAGCTCCCCGCTCTCCATACCCTGCAAAGATAACACAAAGAAACAGAATGAGCTGTGGCCAGGCAGAGTGAGGTGTTCGCAGACAACCAGGCTGAAGCCAAGCCTCTACCCATCCTAGCACTAGGCCAGAAATGGGAAACGGGGGTGGAAAACAAGggaaagttagttgctcagtcatgtccaactctttgcgatcccatgaactacaccttgccaggctcctctgtccatggaattctccaggcaagaatactggagagggttgccaattccttctccaggggatcttcccaacccagggactgaacctgggtctcctgcattgcaggcatctttaccatttgagccaccagggagatgggagggggcttGCAAAAGGTCAGAGAGTTGGCACCAGAGCCAAGTGTCCCAATGGTCTTGCCCTGTCCTCATTGCTGGACAAGGCTAGACTTGGAAGTGGCATGGATTGAATGAACTGAGTGGAGATCGATGCAGAGACTAAATCAGCCTTCACCCTTACAGGGATAATACACCCTGAACTCCCTATCCCCGCTCCAAAAGAGCCTCTTACCCAGCTCTGATGGAATCACCAGCTTCCGCTTCTCCCCCTCACACATCCTGCAGGACAACACATGTTCAGCATGTGGCAACAACCAGGCTCCTTGATCCCTCCCCCCATCCCTAGGGCTTGCCTCCCACAGTTTACCTCCTGGACCACAGCCATGGTCCCACGACTCACCCTAGCAGCCCCTGGTCCCAGCCCTTGATGACCTGGCCTGTGCCCAAGGAGAAGACAAAGGGCTGGTTCTGGGGCAGGCTGCTGTCAAACTCTGTTCCATCTTCTAGCTTCCCCTGTGAGACCATGGGAAGGCCAGTGAGGAGGAGGGTCTGCtctgacacccccacccccagtgctcTTCCCATCAAGGTGGCACCCCCCACAGCATTGGTGGCCATAGTCCTAGCAGGAGACAGAACGTTGGGCAGCTCACAGTACACTGTCACTGCTTGCTGATGCCAACCTGGGAGTAGACAGTGAAAAGCAAGGCAGAACCATGCACAGTAGATGAGAAGACTTGCCCAAGAGATCCCCCTTTTGGCAGAGAAACCCGGCTCCCGGTTCCTTTCTTGTCCCCAAAGGCCCCGCCCCCAAAGCTCCACCCCTTCACCCACCGTATAGTGCATGTGCAGGACGTCCCCTTTCCTCGATTTGATGGGACAGTGGTCTACCCGTTTCTTGACTCCAATCTGCAGCTTCCGTTTGCCCTCGGCCCCTGTGGCCGTGACCAGGGCGCTCAGGCAGATGGACAGTACTgtcaagacccagctcagcctcATCTCTCTGTGGGAACAGACCCCGACCAACCAACCGGGGGAGAGGAACGGGAGGGCATGGAATACCGGCAGGTACCGGGAGGATTCCACCCCACCGTGGACCCTGCCTGCCCCTGGGGATCCCCTTGTTCGGGatcaccgccccctcccccaggctccaCGGCCACACTTACCAGTCCAGTGAGAAGGGGGCTTGCCCGAGGACCCCAGCAGCGGGGAGAGGGGGTCAGGGGAGGCCACAGCAGCCAGGGTCCCGCCCCTTTGCTCACCCCCTGCCCTTCCGTCCCTCCCAGTCCCCAGCTCTTCTCTTCAATTCCCACCCGTCCCCTTCCGCAAAGTCCAGACCCTATCTGGCTGCAGAGCGGTTGCCCCGACCGGGCGACCCCATTCACGCCACACCCAGTTGCCTCCCGCCCAACACACCCACACATCTGCGGCTGCCGCAGGGGGTCGGCCCCGAGGCACCCACACGTCGCCACTGGGTGGCTCCGGGGAGCccttgtcctccgggggtacccCCCAGGCTGGCCCTGTGCCTCCGCCCGAGGTGCCGCCCCAACTCTGAGCCCTCGGGGGCCTGCGGGGCACCCAGACTGGTCCCGTGTCGGGTGGCCGCCGAGTCCGCTCCACCCATACCACTTCTCCCGGGGGAGTTCTAGGCCTACCGCGTCCCCAGGCACGGCCACCGCGGAGACCGCCCCCGCGTGGACGCCCCGGGCCATTACCTGGGCCTACCCCTTCGCTAGGCTCCTTGGCCCCACCTTTTAGAGGGCGTGGTTCCGCCCCCAACCCTGTAGCCCCGCCCCCGACAGAACTAGATCCCTCTTCCTGGACCGTAGCCGCGCCACTCACCGGCTGaagccccgcccccagcgccTGGGTTCCTTCCTCCTCGGCCTCCAAACCCGAGGCTCCTCCTTCCgcctcttccagctcctcctccaaGGGCCAGTCTCCACCCCCAAAAGGTCCTAGCCCCGCCCCCAGGTCGCGAGCTCCGCCTCCCACCGGCACCAGAGGAGAGGTTCCACCCGTTGCCGTTCGACTTCCCgccccaactcccggagccccGCCCCGTGAGGCGTGAGAACCCTCCCCCTGCGGCATCCCCGGACAGCTCGGACCCCCCAACAGTCAATTTCCTCGTGACCTATCCCTCGTTGACACTCGGAGCCCCAGCCCGCTCCTACCCTGCCTGATCCAGCCTTCCCTCTTGTACCCCAGCTCCCCCCAGCCCGGGCTGTGGCCCCCGCTCACCTCCTCGCCGCGCCCCCGGAGTCAACCCCAGTCGTGCTGCCGTCTCTGCGCAGGCGCATCATCGTCGCCACCAGCCCTGGCCACGCCGCCCGCCCTCATTGGACCATGCAAAACCCGCGGCCACACGCCCGCTGGGGAAGTTTCTTCCCTAGCCCCGCCCCCGCGCCACCATGTGACCCATACGTCACGTCCGGTGGCTTTGTAGTCCTTAAGGTGAGGTGAAAGTGACTTCCGAAAGGGCCGAAGGCACTTCCGTTTGAGGTGAGGTTAAGGTCAGGCGGGCGCGGGTTCCCGGAGGGGGTCTTGAGACGCCATTTTATGTCGCCCCCAGCTTGACGCTCCTGATTGCCCTTGGGCCTCTTCTGATCCACAGTCCTCAGTTGCTGTGGAAAGAGCCTAGCTTCAGAGTGAgccttgggtttgaatcctgggtctgCCACTCATTGACtgggtgaccttgaacaagtttctTGGCCTGGTGACTCTTGGGCTTGATAACATCCACCCCACAGGGTCCCTGTTGGAGTCCCCCAGTATTGTGCACAGCTAGGCCCACAGCAAATGCTCTTAGCTTTTTTCTCTTCCAGCATCCAGGCCTGCCTCTACCTGCGGCATAATGACCCTGAGTCATGACTGTAACCGTCTGACTGGGTCCATTCCCCATGCAGACTTATTTCCAGTCGCTTCAGCACCCAGGAGTaaacatgtgtgtgctcagtcgcgtccgactctttgtgaccccatggactgtagcccaccaggctcctctgtccatgggatttcccagcaagaataccggagtgggttgccatttcctacttcaggggatcaagcctgcatctcctgcattggcaggtggattctttatcactgatacACCTGGGAAGTTCCACTTAAGTAATGAACCTGcagttgtgcttagttgctcaatcttctctgactcttgtgacctcatggactgcagcccaccagactcctctgtccgtggggattctccaggcaagaacattggagtgggttgccatgccctcctccaggggatcttcccaacccagggattgaatccaggtctcccacattgcaggcagactgaaCCTGCAATTGAAGGTAGCTAAACCTAAGTTGAATGTTAGGGAGATGGATGATCTGAGGCCAAATCCTCAGCCTTTCCGAGCTTATCTCCTCAACTGAAGAAGGAAGATAATCACAACACTGACCTCAGAATTGAGGGTTAGTTGAGAAGGTGCATACGAAGCACATGCTCATTGGACAAGCTAAATGGGTTTGGGAGGTAGTAGCTAAGGGCCCTAACCCTCATGTGTCTCACTCTAATTGAACTCTCGCATTTTTGGTAACAGCATAGCTGAGAAAATGATTTGAAAGTAGCAGTCACTTGTCAGAAACCCGTCTCTTCTGGTTTAACACCACTCTTGGTTTGGGCCTAACAAGATCACTACCCCTTCCTCAATGACTTCAGAGAAGGCCTCCATTAGGTAGCTGCTTTGGGTTAAACTCTGCCCTGAATGCTCTGCCTTGATGGGGCAAAGTACTGGTACCCAAGGTTGCCTTTCAGTTCATCCCCTCCCCTCACAACTGAGCCCCAGGGGCACTAGAGAGTGCAGGCAGAAAGCTGACCACTGAGTTTGGGCTGGGTCAGATAAAGGTCAGGAGAGTACCAAGTAGAGCATGGGGAGGGGAACTCAAGGTTCGAGGGAGGTGACAGTGAAGACAGCGATTGAAAAAAGAGAGAGTTAAGCTCCATGAAGCAAAAAGTTGCAACCACAGAGTGTAACCTGGAAGGGAAGATGAGTGTTCTTTTCTGTTACATGACTCTTAACTTTCTTGGCACCCAAGGGCCCAGACCACAATGATCATCTGCTCCCTCTGTGTGTACACATAAGGCTCAGAAAGAGGGGCAGTGACAGCCGAGGGCATTCGGCAGAGCTGAGTCCCACCTCAAGCTCACTGGCCATCTCCTTCCAGAAAGGAACCCTTGAGATGGACACAGGGGCAGGACCGGTTAGCGCAACATGAAAGTGAAGGATGCACGATTCTGGCACTGTGACCTGttatgtgtgttggggggggggggggtctttggACCCCATCTCCTCCAAGCTCCATGTCTAGGAGGCAGTACAACACAGACGTTAATGTCCAAACCAGCCAGCCCGGACACTGACAGACAGTGACAGAGGCAGGGACAGTTCCTTCCATCTCTTTTATCAGGACTGGGGGTCACAGTTCCTGCACTGAAGCCCAACTCCCACATTTTTGTAGAGGATCGGGGTCTTCTTAgtgaggggacagaggagccagctgTTAGATGCTCACTTGTACGAGGTGGTTGAAAACTGAGTCGGGACCCCATTCTCTTCCAGGTTGGTACGTGACCCCTCTTGCTGCCTCCAGGTCTCCTCGTCCAACTCTGTCCACCTTGTTGGACGGCAGCCTTGGAGAGACAAGGGGCAGCTGGAAGGCCCTCCGAGAGGCCCAGGTCCCAGAGGAGCTTCTGCCCAGGCTGAGGTCTTGGGGACTGGACGGTTCTCACCAGGCTGCCCTCCTGCCCCCCGGGGGGAAGGGCTGTGAGGCTAGGGGCCCCACTGAGTCTGAAAAGCAGTTTGTCACCTTCGCAGCTTCCGGCAcctgggaagggaagaagggGTCTGTCCACACTGGCACCAAAGCTGAGCCGTTTCTCTAGATGCACCCACTTGTTAACTTCTGTGAACCCCATTCTCCTCTAAcactcctgggaagccccagctggcCCGGCCCACACAAGGCCACCCCATGACCCTGCTGTGGAAGGGAGGGGTGGTGAGAAGAAGATGAGGGTGGACCAGGGTTCCACTACATCTCCTGGCCTCCCAGAGCCCGTAAGGTAGAACATCAACGTCTACCACTGACATTTCTGAGACGGTTCAGAGCTTTGCAAATTGGAAGCCTGTCTTTGCATTGCCACTCCTGGCCATGTCACCTCTTCCAGGACATCTCTAGCCTCTCAAAGACGATAAGACAATGTCAGGTACCGCTCACCACAGCCCCTGACATCCTCTGCTGGCATCATGTGTCTGACTCCCGCATTAGAACAggagccttgtttttgctgaccccAGTGCCAACTAGGTGCTGGGTCAATATTTATTCAACCcggtcaaaactttcctttccCTGGCTCTTCTCCCACCGGCTCTTCTCCCACCTGCTCCAGGATGGGCCTGGCCACCACCCCTGACTCCTCACCTGCAGGTGTCTGGGTTAAGCTCTAAGCCCCGCCCTTGACAACGGAGGAAGCTGCGGCGTCGGCAGCGGCAGCGGCAGGTCCGGGGGTCAGGGCGCTGGCGGCGCTGGGGGCAgcgtgggcagaggggcctggggctggAGTGGGATGGGTGATGTCAGCTGGGGAGGGTgctccaggggcagggtcccagcCCGGAACAGAGCGGGGCTGGGGACGGTGGTGGGGAGTGGAAGCCCTAGGAGGAGAAGCAACATGTCTCGGGTGGGAAGGAAGAGTCTTCCCAAGGGCTGGGGTCAggggagagcacagagtcttgggGAGCAGAGAAAAAGAGGGGGGGGGGAAAGgcaggagaggagaaggaagggaggtgACCACAGCTTCCTGACACAACCTAacaccccctgccccagccacACGTGACTTTCTGGGCACTGGGCCTGGGCTCCAACCCCACCCCAGCAAGAGCCCAAGACTCACCTGTCTGGCTTCACAGCACTCTCTCGTTTTTttggtctgaaaagtaagagagaCGAACAGAGACAAGGACAGAGAGGATCAGGAAGTCAAGCATTCTCCGCTCTTTTGCCCTCGATCCCAGGCCTGCCCGGCTCTACCCTTGGAAACCTTGTCCCTGCTGCGGTGTACCGCCACACCCAGCACCCCCTCGCTGGCACCTGCATTCACACTGGCTGTGTTCTTCCAGGGACATCTCCCCCAGCTGACTGCTTGGGTACCGGATCATGAGGATCTGGGCTCAGGAGAAcagggagagacacagagagagagatgagaaggGGGCGCTCCAGGGCTGGAGGGGTGAGAACACCTTGCCCACCGCCCAGGGCTCTGGCCACCACCCCCTCAGTCCCCAGCATCCAGCCAGGCACACTCCCCCTGCCCCCTACCTGCATTCGGACTTGGTGCTGCCCAGTGGGCACGCACTCCAGGCCATCGTCATGGCAGCAGCCGCCGCAGCGCTGCACCGTCACACAGCTGGGCACCAGTTGCTTGGCCACAGTGCCCACGAGCTCCATGTTCAGGGGCACCACCACCTCCCGCGGCTGGCAGGTGGCACGAGCATACACGTCTATCCATGACACTACTGGGGGTAGATGTGGAAGGGTTAAGTCCCCCCAGGGTTTCCTGCAGCTACCCCCTGGTTCCTCTACCCCTGCGTCCAGAAGCTGTTCTCCTTAGTTCCCCCATCATAGCCATCCTCCAACTAGCCCCCATTTCTGCCAACCCAATCTGTCTTCCTTGCCCTGTTCATCCAGATACCAGGCATCCCACTGCCTCAATCtgctcttctgtgaaatgggcagaATTAAGAGTTTGCATCTTACAGAGAGGCTGTGATTACACAAGATGAGAAATACATGGAGTCTGCAATCAGGGCTGGAAGCAAATGTTCTGAGCGCCGGCTGGTGCAAAGTTCTGTTACTATTACCTTTCTTCTGGTGACCAGGGGCATCAGGCTGGGAGATGGGGGCCTGTAGGAGAGAAGAAAGCTGGACCCAAGTTGCACTCCAGGAAGGGCTGGCAATGTCTTTCTCCCCAGGGCTCTGCCCTTGCAGTCAGGAGGCTTAAACTCCCCCCTGGGTCACTCTAGCTTTACCTGTCCTCTCCAGGCCACCTGGGACCTGCCCTGGCTACTACCCGCCAGGCCCGCTCTGGCAGCAGCCTCGAATCTCCAAGCCTGGGGTCGGGGCTAATTCTCCAGGCCCCAGATCAGGAAGGGGCACAGTGGGCGCAGAACTGCGTCCGCCAGGCACTGaggcggccccgcccccggctgcGCCCAGGggacggggtggggcgggggagtGGCCCCGGAGTCTGGCGGGCAGACGAGGAGGGACTCCCGGGGGATGCCTGGGCTGGGCTCCCGAGACGCCCCCGTGGACCCCCAAGAACCCCGCGCCTTCCCACTTCCGCCAACCTTGAGAGAGGGCACGGCGCGCGGGCGGGATGTCGCGGACGCACGTACCTGGGCGAGGGCCAGCTGCAGGAGCAGGGCGAGCAGCAGGCGGCGGAGCAGGGGGCTCATGGTGCCCGCGGGGGCCGCGCGCCGGGGGCGCCCGCATCGCCCTAGCCGGGCGGCGCGGGGGGCGGCGGCAGCCAGAGCCCCATGGCGCGGGCCCGGGCGCGGCGGGCGGGGGCCGGGCGCGGGGGGCGGCTCCTCCGCGGCCCCCTCCCGAGCCCTGGGCGCAGGCAGCGCAACGCAacgcagcggcggcggcggcggccggagGAGCCGAGCGGGCGGGCGGCCGGTGgtggcggcgggcggcggggacggcgggggcggcggggggccgGGCCCGGGCTGGCGGGCGGGCGGCTCATGTGACCCAGACACGCGCTCCCCACCGggccgcggggcgggggcggggcgggggagggggggcaagGCCGCCGGCGGGGCccgccccctccacacacacacacacacacacacacacacacacacacacacacactcactcactcactcactcactcactcactcactcactcactcacacactcacacactcacacacacaccccctcccgcCGCTGCAGGGGAAAGGGGACGCACCGCCCAGGGGGCCGGGCTCCCGGGTTGCCGGCACCGAAACCCagagggcggggccggggcggggggcgctaGGCCTGTAGGAGGGAGCCAGACGAGAGCTCTTGAGAATCACTTTATTGCACGCGTTTTGGGTCGTGGGGCGTCCCAGAAGGGGGCACCCCGCAGGCCCCATCCAAGGTGAGCTCTCCAAGGTGAGCTCTCCAAGGTGAGCTCTCCAAGGTGAGCTCTCCAAGGTGAGCTGCTCAGGGGCCCGGGGGCACGACCCCGGGGCCTTGGGGCGGCCCGGGTGGTGGCTGCAGCTGCTGCCTCTGCCGATGCTCCTGCAGGAGCCTGGCTCTGTTGGCCCTGCAGGGAGAGCATCTGAGTGGTCGGGACTAGGATCCTGGGGGTGGTGCTGGCACAGGGAAGGGAGGGCAGGAAAGAGCTGGGACAGACCTGGCCCGGGCCCGAGTGTCGTTATAGATGGCTGTGATGATCCGATCCTTCTCATCCATGAAGCTACGATGCAACTGCTCCAGCTTCCTGCAAAGGGGTTACAAAGAACACTGGGACCCCCAATCTCTGCTGTCCCCCAAGTCTCagtcccctcccctccactccaGGCTCTCACAGCTTTACACCTGTGGGGACCTCAGCCGAACTGCCCGTGCTAGGTGA
Above is a genomic segment from Dama dama isolate Ldn47 chromosome 2, ASM3311817v1, whole genome shotgun sequence containing:
- the FKBP2 gene encoding peptidyl-prolyl cis-trans isomerase FKBP2 isoform X2; the protein is MRLSWVLTVLSICLSALVTATGAEGKRKLQIGVKKRVDHCPIKSRKGDVLHMHYTGKLEDGTEFDSSLPQNQPFVFSLGTGQVIKGWDQGLLGMCEGEKRKLVIPSELGYGERGAPPKIPGGATLVFEVELLKIERRSEL
- the FKBP2 gene encoding peptidyl-prolyl cis-trans isomerase FKBP2 isoform X1; translated protein: MMRLRRDGSTTGVDSGGAARREMRLSWVLTVLSICLSALVTATGAEGKRKLQIGVKKRVDHCPIKSRKGDVLHMHYTGKLEDGTEFDSSLPQNQPFVFSLGTGQVIKGWDQGLLGMCEGEKRKLVIPSELGYGERGAPPKIPGGATLVFEVELLKIERRSEL
- the LOC133071863 gene encoding translation initiation factor IF-2; amino-acid sequence: MPQGEGSHASRGGAPGVGAGSRTATGGTSPLVPVGGGARDLGAGLGPFGGGDWPLEEELEEAEGGASGLEAEEEGTQALGAGLQPVSGAATVQEEGSSSVGGGATGLGAEPRPLKGGAKEPSEGVGPGNGPGRPRGGGLRGGRAWGRGRPRTPPGEVVWVERTRRPPDTGPVWVPRRPPRAQSWGGTSGGGTGPAWGVPPEDKGSPEPPSGDVWVPRGRPPAAAADVWVCWAGGNWVWREWGRPVGATALQPDRVWTLRKGTGGN
- the VEGFB gene encoding vascular endothelial growth factor B isoform X1, translated to MSPLLRRLLLALLLQLALAQAPISQPDAPGHQKKVVSWIDVYARATCQPREVVVPLNMELVGTVAKQLVPSCVTVQRCGGCCHDDGLECVPTGQHQVRMQILMIRYPSSQLGEMSLEEHSQCECRPKKRESAVKPDSPRPLCPRCPQRRQRPDPRTCRCRCRRRSFLRCQGRGLELNPDTCRCRKLRRLPSNKVDRVGRGDLEAARGVTYQPGREWGPDSVFNHLVQVSI
- the VEGFB gene encoding vascular endothelial growth factor B isoform X2, which produces MSPLLRRLLLALLLQLALAQAPISQPDAPGHQKKVSWIDVYARATCQPREVVVPLNMELVGTVAKQLVPSCVTVQRCGGCCHDDGLECVPTGQHQVRMQILMIRYPSSQLGEMSLEEHSQCECRPKKRESAVKPDSPRPLCPRCPQRRQRPDPRTCRCRCRRRSFLRCQGRGLELNPDTCRCRKLRRLPSNKVDRVGRGDLEAARGVTYQPGREWGPDSVFNHLVQVSI
- the VEGFB gene encoding vascular endothelial growth factor B isoform X5, which gives rise to MELVGTVAKQLVPSCVTVQRCGGCCHDDGLECVPTGQHQVRMQILMIRYPSSQLGEMSLEEHSQCECRPKKRESAVKPDSPRPLCPRCPQRRQRPDPRTCRCRCRRRSFLRCQGRGLELNPDTCRCRKLRRLPSNKVDRVGRGDLEAARGVTYQPGREWGPDSVFNHLVQVSI
- the VEGFB gene encoding vascular endothelial growth factor B isoform X4 gives rise to the protein MSPLLRRLLLALLLQLALAQAPISQPDAPGHQKKVVSWIDVYARATCQPREVVVPLNMELVGTVAKQLVPSCVTVQRCGGCCHDDGLECVPTGQHQVRMQILMIRYPSSQLGEMSLEEHSQCECRPKKRESAVKPDSPRPLCPRCPQRRQRPDPRTCRCRCRRRSFLRCQGRGLELNPDTCRCRKLRR
- the VEGFB gene encoding vascular endothelial growth factor B isoform X3 yields the protein MSPLLRRLLLALLLQLALAQAPISQPDAPGHQKKVVSWIDVYARATCQPREVVVPLNMELVGTVAKQLVPSCVTVQRCGGCCHDDGLECVPTGQHQVRMQILMIRYPSSQLGEMSLEEHSQCECRPKKRESAVKPDRASTPHHRPQPRSVPGWDPAPGAPSPADITHPTPAPGPSAHAAPSAASALTPGPAAAAADAAASSVVKGGA